In the bacterium genome, one interval contains:
- a CDS encoding archease: MQGFETFDHTADIGLLARGGTLAELFENAARGLIDLSVDPGGLRGEIRIETTVSARDREALLVAWLNELLYLLDTQRFLPRQSQITHISDTHLAAALLGDTVDPARHTVRRMIKAATYHGLSLRHVDGVWEARVILDL, translated from the coding sequence ATGCAGGGATTCGAGACGTTTGATCACACAGCGGACATCGGGCTTCTTGCCCGCGGTGGGACCCTCGCGGAATTGTTTGAGAACGCGGCGCGCGGCCTGATCGACCTTTCAGTCGACCCCGGGGGACTCCGGGGGGAGATCCGGATAGAGACCACCGTCTCGGCGCGAGATCGGGAGGCGCTCTTGGTGGCCTGGCTCAACGAACTCCTGTACCTGCTGGACACGCAGCGATTCCTTCCCCGTCAAAGCCAGATCACCCACATCAGCGACACGCATCTGGCCGCGGCCCTCCTTGGCGACACCGTCGACCCCGCGCGCCACACTGTGCGGCGGATGATCAAGGCGGCCACGTATCACGGCCTGTCGCTCCGCCACGTTGACGGCGTGTGGGAAGCCCGCGTCATCCTGGACCTCTAA
- a CDS encoding cold shock domain-containing protein: MSSQLDRIESMLRALCTHLGVQSIDRSGNGAQATVDGDDGHRYTGMVSRFEHGWGFIECESMNRNFFVHYSDIEGTGMRSLEPGEVVSFDLAPGKDGRPKAVRVRRQASGRPAPRPIRAQGFVRSDSGEGIPVEEPEAGEGAPEEGAVPGPEETPEGEP, translated from the coding sequence ATGTCTTCTCAATTAGATCGGATCGAATCGATGCTGCGTGCCCTGTGCACCCACCTCGGTGTTCAATCGATCGATCGGTCCGGCAACGGGGCACAAGCCACGGTCGACGGAGACGACGGCCACAGGTACACCGGCATGGTGTCGAGGTTCGAGCACGGCTGGGGGTTCATCGAGTGCGAGTCGATGAATCGCAACTTTTTCGTCCATTACAGTGATATCGAAGGGACGGGAATGCGGTCGCTGGAGCCGGGCGAAGTCGTGTCGTTTGATCTCGCACCGGGCAAGGACGGGCGCCCCAAGGCGGTTCGGGTGCGGCGTCAGGCGTCCGGCCGCCCCGCGCCGCGGCCCATCAGAGCCCAGGGGTTCGTTCGAAGCGATAGCGGTGAAGGGATTCCGGTGGAAGAGCCGGAGGCCGGTGAGGGCGCCCCGGAAGAGGGCGCCGTTCCGGGGCCCGAGGAGACACCCGAGGGGGAGCCGTAA
- a CDS encoding RtcB family protein, producing MAQHGQVLQRRDAYRWEIPTTYRPGMRVPGVIYADEHLIEQIEEDQALEQVANAATLPGVVRWAIAMPDIHWGYGFPIGGVAAMRPEDGVVSPGAVGYDINCGVRLLTTHLTDEDVRPRLEALAERLFRNIPSGVGAHGRLRLTLTEIPEVLRSGAAWAVGRGYGRPPDLGRIESHGTIPGAQPDEVSRKALSRGLDQLGTLGSGNHFLEIQRVEEIHDPHAARVFGLHHPGQVTVLMHCGSRGLGHQVCDDYLEICGRSLPRYGITLPDRQLACAPISAPEGQAYLGVMAAAANFAFANRQVITHWVRESFEEILKQSAETIGLDTVYDVAHNMAKMEEHTVDGTPMRVCVHRKGATRGFPAGHPDVPLEYRSVGHPVLVPGDMGRYSYVLVGTPVAMAETFGSTPHGAGRLRSRGAAKRLLRGVDLVDALARRGILVRAASRDLLAEEASEAYKDVADVVRASNGAGLTRTVARLQPLAVVKG from the coding sequence ATGGCCCAACACGGTCAGGTCTTGCAACGCCGGGACGCCTACCGGTGGGAGATCCCGACAACGTACAGACCTGGAATGCGCGTGCCGGGGGTCATTTACGCGGATGAACACTTGATCGAGCAGATCGAGGAAGACCAGGCCCTCGAGCAGGTCGCCAACGCGGCCACACTCCCAGGCGTTGTGCGATGGGCGATTGCGATGCCGGACATCCATTGGGGTTACGGCTTCCCGATCGGCGGCGTCGCGGCGATGCGCCCGGAGGACGGCGTCGTCTCGCCGGGGGCTGTCGGGTACGACATCAATTGTGGAGTCAGGCTCCTGACCACACACCTCACGGACGAGGACGTCCGCCCGAGATTGGAGGCGCTGGCCGAGCGCCTGTTTCGGAACATCCCCTCCGGCGTCGGCGCGCACGGACGGTTACGGCTGACGCTCACAGAGATCCCGGAGGTTTTGCGGAGTGGGGCTGCTTGGGCAGTCGGCCGAGGATACGGTCGACCACCCGACCTTGGGCGCATCGAATCCCATGGGACCATCCCGGGGGCGCAGCCGGACGAGGTGAGCCGGAAGGCCCTCTCCCGCGGACTGGACCAGCTCGGAACGCTCGGATCGGGCAACCACTTCTTGGAGATTCAGCGGGTGGAAGAGATCCACGACCCCCACGCCGCTCGGGTCTTCGGCTTGCATCATCCTGGTCAAGTGACCGTGCTGATGCACTGCGGATCGCGCGGGCTGGGACACCAGGTGTGCGACGACTATCTGGAGATCTGCGGCCGTTCGCTCCCCCGCTACGGGATCACGCTTCCCGATCGCCAACTCGCCTGCGCCCCGATCTCCGCTCCCGAAGGTCAGGCGTACCTTGGCGTCATGGCCGCCGCGGCAAACTTTGCGTTTGCCAACCGCCAGGTGATCACCCACTGGGTGCGTGAGTCCTTCGAGGAGATCCTGAAGCAGAGCGCCGAGACGATCGGGCTCGACACCGTGTACGACGTCGCGCACAACATGGCAAAGATGGAAGAACACACTGTCGATGGAACCCCGATGCGCGTCTGCGTGCACCGGAAAGGGGCCACGCGCGGGTTCCCCGCCGGACATCCGGACGTCCCCCTCGAGTACCGGAGCGTTGGCCATCCGGTACTGGTCCCGGGCGACATGGGGCGCTACTCTTACGTGCTGGTCGGCACACCCGTGGCAATGGCCGAAACGTTTGGATCGACCCCGCACGGAGCAGGACGGCTGCGCAGCCGCGGCGCGGCCAAGCGGCTTCTTCGTGGGGTCGATCTGGTGGACGCGCTCGCGAGACGCGGGATCCTCGTCCGAGCGGCGAGCCGTGATCTCCTTGCGGAGGAGGCGTCCGAAGCCTACAAGGATGTCGCGGACGTCGTGCGGGCGAGTAACGGAGCGGGGCTCACACGCACCGTCGCGCGGCTTCAGCCGCTCGCGGTCGTCAAAGGGTGA